TCAACGCTATCATTCGGAGACCCATCAGTTCGAAATTTTAGGAATTAGCATTTCATTTTGGTAGTAGTACTAATGACTAATCTGATGACCTGAGTAGTTTTTACAATTGTATTATGTTGTACTTTTTTCTCTCCACATGCAATGACAATAATGCATGaattatttaatttgtttcattcattccaaATAAGGTTtgaactgacaaaacaaaaatgtaattgtgaaaCCTTTTGGCACATATATAGCGTTTCCTAATTTAATAAAATCCCAAACAAATCAGTTTTAAAAGATTATAATAAGCATCACTGTGATAAAAATTACAGAAatcagtttattttctttaatatttaaatttactgAGATGCTACATAACAGTTTAGCTAAACCTAAAACAAGACTTGTAATTACTCTTAATACAATTTCTTTCCTAGCTCCTTGTACTTTGACGAAGATGGTGACCTCGCTCATGAATTTTATGAAGAAACTGTTGTGACCAAAAACGGTAGAAAAAAGTCCAAGTTGAAAAGAATACAGAAAAACCTAATACCCCAGGTGAGTTACAGAACAGGGCCACCTTTTATGGTAGTTGTTTATGCTATGTTATTTCTTAaatttcctgtttatttttgtgtctcttgCAGGGCATAATAAAATTGGACATTCCCTGTATCCATGTAGACTTTCCCATCATTCTTTGTGAAGGCTGAACAATAGCAAAGGATTAAGGATTTATGTGGGACCCTCCTGCACAGCTTTGCTCAACCCTGTGACTAGATCTGAGCAAGGACTCAACAGTGCTACAAGTTATACATGGATTTTGTTATTAGCAGGACTACATAAATTATATCgtcttactttttatttattaaaacaaagtaGATGCTGTCTTCCCTCTCAAAATGTTGTGCACACGGGTTTACATTGATAGAGAATCCTGACaggtaaaatgaaaaacaatatcTTCATTATGGCATTTCTTAGTGGACATTATGTGGAGAGTTTGTGGTCAAAGTTAATACATTGGCAAGTGTAAAAATTGGAAGgattaaactggaactaaagaAGAAAATCCCCCAAATTGTTGTTGTGGGGTGGTCCAGATCTGCAGTGGTCAGTATCAAAACAGGGTAAAAAGCTCCTGTGGTCAGTTGGTGGTGCGTACAGGTCGTCCTCTTAACCATCTGAGTTTACAACAACGTCATTTTGGCTGGCCAGGAAAATAGTTACAAATcttaaaggtgccctatgtaacttttcttctgtGGTGTCTGTCACccgcttgtcttcatgaagatgttactgcttatactgaaaagttccacagcatggcattaaacgtgtctatcGTGCCTTTGttcatttacagtgttttatattaggtgttttattgttcaaaaatacccaAATCAAAAGTACCTGCTCACCTtgcttgtcactatggagataggcaagtttaaagccatacagtggaacattccaagaggACAGATACACTATTTTGGTTTCTCAATACGGTGATAAGGGTTTTAATAGAAAATGATGAAGCAAACCACATTTCATCTGTTTGAAGAAAACACCTGTGATGGTCTTCCTTTGTGAAACCTTTGTGAGGTTTTCTTGTACCAGTGTCACTGTCGTGTACTGAAGGGTCAGACCCGCACTAGTGAACATAGTGTACAGTAATtataaagtttttattctgaatacttgAATAAATGGTTTGCTGAGCCGCTCACTGCACAGTGCCTCATTTTTGTTGGTGAAAAGTAAGTTCACGTCTTTAAGTGGTAGTTTGGAGATTGTGTTAAGTATAAGCTTGTCGTTATGACCAAATTCTGCGCTATATTTAGCTGTTTATGGCTTTTTTCTTAAGTTGTTCTTTTCTAAATCAGTGAAGTGAAGCCAGAACACAGTGTGtatgtaaacatgttttaagAAATTCATTCCCAATATCTGGATCCAACTCCAAAACTGTGTGTTTCTGAACATTTTGGGCCCAGAATGAACAAACTTTACACTAATTTAACTAAAGAGATATATTCTGGGATTTTTTGAGTCATGAAACATGAAAGAAATGATTAAAcgaatggtaaaaaaaaaaaaagtacaatatcCAACTTTTAATTACATATGTTAATTTACATGCACACACGTTCACTTAAAACATTATTAGCACATCGGCTGGCTTAAATTAACACTGTGTAGATAAGGCCTGTTAGaaatttgcctggaatattccacagtatggcattaaacttcctacctccatggagaaaagtagCAAGTGGTGCCTCTAGGGCAAATTACAggctagatctgtggagagacgacccactcacagtaagaatgcccCCTAGGCCTCATGACAAATGCTATATCAACTTCAGTGTatgaaacaatgtatttttgtgagtcagtatttatcgtgtgtacattttctttgcacttgtAGGatagtggggttttttttgtttgtttgttgtttttttttgctatttgatAAGACTTAAggcataaaagtttgaataacttctgtgactcattataaaTGCAACTAagtacatttaacacatttaattttgctatttgtttattgcagctcatgattttgtaacaatattgtacacgtagaacagtttttgtggtttaaatctgctctttggttatgatgtcagtggcataaattagtttattgtttatctatatttacttaagcgatatatcaaacttcaaaatttgtaatCGTGACAGGCCAGAAATGTTACCCCTTATAACAAGATACATATTAAAACCCACTCTACAATGCTAATGATTTACTGTGTTGACCTCACAATGAAATAAGGCCAAACCAGGGCAGGGTgacgtttttttttcctgacatTTTGAAATATGGCCCTCATCCGCTGCTCTTTCTGAAGCTCTAATTAAAAGTGACTTTGGGGGGTAGGATGTGTGCGCTGCAGCTGCTTATTGAGATTTGAATGGTTACTTCATGTTCATATTTGAATGTGTGTATGGGGGCAGTATGGGCCGAGTTTCCTCTTTGGGACCGCTCCTCTCTGTAATTGTGTGGAATGTGGTCGAGTGTGCGTTCGAGAGCCAGAGGTCACCCACTTTGATGTATTTCCTCTTCTCTGGGTCTTTGAAGTTATGACtgaaaaaaagtgcatgtgacCGGGAGGATGCAGCTTTCTCATACCGTGTATCATTCAAGTGCCATTAACAGTTTATAATTTAATACGTTGGCAGTTTGAAAACATCACGATGGACCAATAagttgttttcatgtgataacgTTCTGTAACcttcatgttttaaaacagtTGGAGGGCAGGTCATAATTcagtggtggaatttgctgtttaaccgTCAGACCACAGATCTGTCGACCTGGTTTGTGGTTACTGTctataattactgggcctatacacgtgaaacaaaaactggcacaaagttcagcgtTTTCTCTGTTAGCAGAAATGAGCAAAAGGAGTACTGTAGTTTgtaaaccataagattaatgtGGCATATTTGTGGAGCCAAAACctgacaaataatgataaggttcaacatgtgGGGatcataaatgtgtttcttttctttcaaaaaatagTAAATCTCCCATAGCGTTATAAAGgcccctgctctccatctgaaatgatttgatataatacattttacttgaAAAACACTGCTACTATAACAAAGTACTATGCAGCTCAGCAGTGACCGCCCACCCCACGCTTCAGGAACTACACTTCCCATTCtattttctcatagactttccaacaaaacataaataaatgaataaaagttcgAAAGCTTGCACCACAAGacctatcatttttatttaaaatctgacatttcgcagaatcttgcattttaaagagccttttttggacttaaaacatctgccttatggatattagttacaaTGTAGCTGCTTAGCCTCTGCGATgtttttgaactcttaatatttgattttttttttttaaagtctgtggtaaaaatgaatgaaaaatcacTGTTAAGCTCCATGACAGTATGTTTTTTAAGTTCAGGAATGTTTGAAGGTTTAAAAGGTTATgcagtacttttttactgtagtgtaaataaaaaatggtcTTTGTACCACTAGTGCCTGATAAGATGAAGTAATGAGGCGAGGAAGGACATCTGACATAAAACAGAACACATGAATTGGCCTGTGTTGTTGATTAGTTACAGTGTggtacatttacacattttgattATAAATACAGAGTAAAGAATGTGTGGTTGTGTTGCCATGTTACCTCTGTACTTTCATCAACATTAAGACAGACAGGAGCGTTTATTGCTGGTCATAAACTgtgacacagagacaacagACAAGAATGAGCACAGTCTGTTTGGTTTTATGGTCAGTGTCTGTCAGGAGCTCTGATAATGACGCTGTTTAGGGTTTTTAAAGAGGTGTATATTGTACCATAATAGTCAAAGAGCTTATCTCAATCAATATAAGGCTGAAAAGAAGTCGTtttgaaaccaggactaagtatGAGATGGAAACAtgtcagattaaagtttaaaattgtacccctaaaaataaactaataataataatgacacctTTGTACCTAggtatattatatatgtatattattgTAGTTAATTCAAGTGGGAGCAGTACAAACTCGTTAACATTACCAGCagaatgaaaacacaaacaatagCACGAAATGTTGTTGGTTGAAAAATGTATCAGTGGcttctgtttctttttgtaGAATATGAATCTGAATACAAGAGTGTCCAGGGACGTGGAAATTTGCCTTTGGGGTTCACCAAACAGTTATAAACATTCATAACCATTCATAATGTACGGtataattttttataattataattgtgCTTAATGGCTTCCATTTGGGAAGAGTTTCCACTGAATAAGACTTGGGGCTTCAAAAAGTACAGCATTTAAAGAAATCTTCAGAAGAAAAGGCTATTTATAcagatttgtggaaaaaaaatctataaaccAACAGGGTTATATAACTCTTCAGCAGTACAGGATTGTTTGGGACATTAATTGACAGTACGATTACATGACAGGGATCCAGGCCACActtttaaaagttcaaatttttaGTTTAACAAGAAgagatgaaataaaacaagcatttttgACTCTAATGTTCATCGAAGGATCTTGTGCCCGAAGCAGAGGGTGTGTGTCGCATTTCCTCTGCCATTGTTGCTGCTTCCTGACAGTGTCCAACTCCTGCTGAGGTAATACTTTCGAGTTTATAGGTCAAGGGTCAAACAGGACGTCGACCCCGGTGGAACTTCAGGCCAAGGCTTTGttcttctcctctcacctcttttTCTGTAGGTCTTTTGGTTTCCTCTAAAACACACAGAACCCACGTTGAAGAGGTGCATAGACGCAGACGGGATGGTGAGTCAGCGAGACTGGCACATTGAGTTTCCAGAAACAGGAAAATGCAGTTTCCAGGTCCTCGCCCTCTGTCATGTGCAAAAAGCCAAAATGTGCTTATACTTTTTGCCTGGATCCTTTGACGTACAGAGTGACAAGTTCAGTTTGGTTCAGTGTGTGAATAGGACGCAGTGTGATGCATGAAAAGTAACTACACATTTAATGGTTACACTTTAGCTACAACTAAACCTTGAAAAAAATCGCATTAATATCCTAACTCCTATAGTTACTGAGCCTGAAACATTGTTAATAAACTTTCAATTAACTGATTTGTTATGAATGAATTATTGCTTGTGCtttattaaaagtcctatattacgcacaattaactcttgtgagctttaaatcatgttataatgttgagctggagttgtgttttgtttcattcacacatgtttgagtaacttttattattagtctgtccacatctccaaagctcaaaatgctctgttccaccctgtgatgtcataaagtggtcgttgtcaagttaacggctacttttactttgttgtttAGTACAAAtcgtcaattccagggctgaaatgatccaaatgattctagtgaacgtgtatggaatttaacaaagacaatggagcacttcctgtattaccacatgacatcacaaggtggaacatcaTTCAGGACAGATcaggaaatagtgtaatatgagacCTTTAAGACTAATTAGGGGGAGTTATTTTAAAGTTGAACCAATTCCCGTCCGTTTTGGTCATTTTAGGATGACTCAAACTTCAGGCAGACTTTAAGtgacaagcaaaaaaaaaacatatacatacTTTATAAGATGAAACTCATGATTTTGTAAATACCTTTTGCTTTACGTTGTTGATGTGTGATATTGTGCGAATGTGTGTGGGTCAGAGCATGGACAGTGTGAATTGCTCTTATTGTTGACTGAATGTAATTGCATTGTATAATCTATTTCAGTAAATCAGGGAGTGCAGATAGAAACTTGTTAttttgctataatctggtgcgGAACATCCCTGTTTTTTAGgagcttaatgtctctgtacactgtcccttcaaataaagaataaaccaAACTAAATGAACTAGAAATGCTCACTTATATACTACAAGAACATTTTTACTGGCAAATACAGTATCGCGAAAAGTATTCCTAGGAGGGATGATATCACACATACTGATATAaagataaatactgtaaatgtcaCTGCGCTCTCTACCATATCAATTACTTCTCCTTCTTAGGGCTGCTTCTAGTGCACACTCGCCCAGTACAGTACATACCAGAAGTACTGATACTTTGTGCATGGACTGTACTTGGAAACGGGACTGAATTTCTCCCCGTGGTTGTCATCGGGGTTCGGTATAAGTGACATGTGCATACCAGATGCTCAGTGCCCAACGCTCATATCTCGAGTGTTTGCTGTTGTGAGGAACAGATGtggaaaaagtcatttaaatagcAACACATCAATGGAGAAATGCCctataaataaacagttaaagTTTAATCAGGTTTAATTAATGCTGGTAAGAGTGACAATAAAAAAACTTCTTAGAGTGTAATAAAGAGGAATGGTTGTTTCTGATACTACTGCAGGGCTGTTACTTTGTACCACTGTTGGCAGGTAACAGCAAGTCTGATCTGGACACAGGAATGCAAACATTTTTTCTCATGGTTGTGGTAACTGATCTAATTAATAACGCCAATTCAAAAGCTATTCACTTTTTAAGCAGAAGTTATTTTATTAAGATCATGATTATAAAGCTGTCAAATTGTACATCGAgcctattgaaaaaaaacaaaaaaacaatactatTCAGAAGGATAATGGCAAATAGTAAGTGGTAAATCACATCCTGATTATTATTGTACAGTAATTTAGAGCAGGGTTTCCCACAGTGAGACAAAGATATGATAATTCTACTGTTTTGtatgttccgggcatgtcccaccggaagaagatcctggggaagacccaggacacactggagggactatgtctctcagctggactgggaacgccttagggtccctccggaggagatggaggacatgtctggggtgagggaagtctgggagtccctgcttagactgcttcccccgtgacccggccccggataagcggaagaaaatggatggatgttttgtatttttcaattgAACAGTAGTTGATAGTGAAAACAGGTCAATTAACACAATGGACTACTCAAACTATTACACTTTCTGTCTATACAACCTCTTATGTGTCTGTTGTGGTGTTATGTTTGCCCATCAgttcaaacttttatttatccAAAGGGAGACAACTCAAGTCAGAGCCCAGTTTAAAAGTTCTGGTACTTTAAATTTATAACAATCCTCTGTATTTTTTCGATAAGTGGAGGCCTGGATTGGTTGGTTGCATGTTTTTTCTGGGGTTAACAGCTAAAGATACAAATAATTCTTACTGTTTCAAGTTAGATTGTAGCACAGGAGCTGTATCAATTTTATATTAACCAGAATCCCAAACCAAATGAATCCAGGCTGCACTATCAGTAACAAGAATGTATGTCACCCTTTATCAGGAAActgcttcttttttttatttctcttgaTAAATAACCTTATAGTTTATTAATCTGTGAAACAAAATCAATCAAAACTAGGTCTACtactaaataaaatgtcattaaaagtgCTCAAAGTCATTTTAATCCTTACAGATCCATGTATACTTTATACTTTGCTCTGCTTGTTGCTGTTTGACCTTCTGGCCCAGTTCAGTGAAATCTTACgcgtggaggtggaggagcctcttgaagttgtttatTTAGCCTCAAACCACAAAACCCTTGAACCTTTTCCGTAATATGTCTAATAACACGCACAGAGGACACTTAAAGAGCAGTGAATACCGCACATGGGACCTTCTGGAGTGGTTGGGATGTCCGGTTCTCTGACCACTCCCCCCCGCGCTCCTTGCCCCAAATGGAACATCCTGGAGCGGTTTGGCACAGACGGAGGAGGCGCGTTCAGCTGACATCCTCGCAGGGGGTAACTTCACTTCTCTTCCCCCGGACTTGAGCAGACTTTTATGGGCAAGGATCAGCTTCACCCGCCGCCGCACATTTCCTTCCTTGTCACTTAATTCCTTCTCCTAAAATGCACGGCTCCGCTGCAAGTTTTTCCAAGTTTACTTTGAGTCAACAGGACTTGGAGTGAGTAGCAGCGTGGCTTCTGTTTTTTGGGAATGCGTCCTCTCCGATCTGCCAGGAAAGGTAAGTTATTTTTTCCAACTCGAGGAATGAATTAAATGTTGCGCTAACTTTCCAAATAACGCTATAAGTTGAAGAAAATGTTACCTTTAGACTGTATTTAGTGCGCAAAAACCCTTAAAAAGTTGACTTAATTGACTTTTATTGCGCGCTCTAAGCAGCACAAGACAATTTACCCATTATATGAAATTGTGTGTACCCTTTATGCAGCCTTTCATACAACATACTATTTTTCCTGTTAAATGAATGCCCATGCAGTGCCTAATTACTAAATAGCAGTGTTTATGTGAATTGCAGAGCAGAGTGGGACAGCTCACCTCCAGAGACATGTACTGGACATTTATGGACTGGAAAATACTGATGACCATTGTTCTTCTATGGGACCAGCTTCAGGCTTTGGAGCTACGTCCTACAAGATGGCCACTGTATTCCCAAAAGCCCCTGGTACTGGCCTGGAACGCCCCAACTGAGGACTGCTTCCCCCGTCATGGAGTGCGATTTGAGTTGGGCTTGTTCCAAATTGTTGCTTCACCCAATGAAGCTTTTTTCAGACAAAACCTTACCATCTTCTATAAGGAAAGACTAGGTCTTTACCCTTATTTTGAAGAGGACAAAACACCAGTGAATGGGGGGTTGCCTCAGGTGGCTAGTCTCAGTCAACACCTGGAGAAGATGCCAGAGGTGGTGAAAAAGTACATTCGGGAGCCACAAGCTAAAGGACTGGCTGTTATTGACTGGGAAGAATGGCGTCCGCTTTGGATCAGAAATTGGGACGCTAAAGACATTTACCGCAAACATTCACGGGAGTTAGTAAGACAGAAATACCCAACATGGCCAGATGAGCAGGTGTACAAAGTTGCACAGCAGGAATTTGAGTTATCAGCTAAGAAATTCATGTTAGAGACTTTAAAATTAGCCAAACACTTGAGACCAAATCAACTATGGGGCTTTTATCTATTCCCAGACTGCTACAATCACGATTATAGGAGGACTTTGGAGAATTACACTGGTCGCTGTCCGGATGTAGAAGTGGCCAGAAACGAGCAGTTGAAGTGGTTATGGGAGGAGAGTACTGCGCTGTTTCCTTCTATCTACATGGGCAAAGTACTGAACTCTTCACGCTCCGGGCAGCAGTTTGTGAGGAACAGGGTGAAGGAAGGAATGCGCCTTGCTTCGTCTGGAGAGGGGCTAGCCAGACCTGTTTTTGTGTACACCAGGCCCACCTATACCAACTCACTGGAGCCACTGACAGAGGTGATGCTCACTTAGATGAAGCAGAGGTGCATTTTTATAGGTGataaatgtatcttttttaGTGGGGGGTTTGTTGCCTGTTCATCTCCGTGGAAGTTTTATTGCACCCCCATTAAACTTGTGTATCTCAATGTAGccgagcaggtgacaccactgggacaagttacaggtcagacttGGAAAATGGGAGatattgagcaataaaacagctgtaattggaaaaaaaaggtagataagttaaatgtcatactgttaaagcaatagcatctccatggagacgagcagatgccAGATGACCCTCCAGGAAAGTGACATAGTGTGCCTTCTGGAGTTTTCATTAAGAGCCAAGAAGTTTAGTACCTCAAAAGGTTGTACTGAATAACACAGATGATTCTAGTTCGTTACTCAACAAACTCCAAATGCATTAGACTGGGAGTGTTAATGGTGATATGGTGATAAGGTAATGGGGCTTTTTGGCAGCGATAACAAGAAAAGGCAGAGAGTAATCAGATGTCATGAACTGGAGGGGGTATCAAATGTAAAAGCTGCCATACCATTCAATACTGCTTTAGTCCATACCTCACAAACTTATTGCACAGACAGAAGTTAGATTTTCTGTCCAGTTTTTCCAGATGTGAGGTAAAGAACATTATGTTACACTCTCAGATGAGGAGTACGAGCCAATATCCTGGATTAGGCCTGAGTGATTTTGTCTGAAAATAACATTGTCAATTTTTCTCAAGAAGTTcgatttttgatttgatttatgatttttttttcccactctCCACTAAAAATATTCTTTCAGACTATAGAAAGGTCTAGTGTAAAAGCATCATTATATTGAGAAGTGATCGTATTTATCCCACTGGACATTGGGGAAactctatttctgttttttgaatgaaaatacaCAAACTTTCCAAATCTGACGTAGCTGATTTCAAACAGCCAGCGGTGGCCTGTTTCCtcttttgcttttcagtcctCCGTGggacagaaaatacacacaggAACAGCACATCACTTCTAAAACTTTGCTCCCCGTGACTGCAGTGAGTAGAAAGTGGGGAAATAAAATCAGTTTTCTTCCAAACATTTATTTGAACTTAAAATTTGACTGAATAGATTTTTACCCAGTCCTACTCTGTATATAAATCTCAAATGTTGAACCAGATTgaaaaaagttttatatttaaacacatAACTTATTCAATTTGGATATGACAGCTCCTAATGTATATTTCAAACATTGGTTTTGCATTATATTGTACTGTGACCTTTCACCAGGTTCTCAAATGTCAACTCCCTGAACTGAGGTGACACAACCTTAAATGGCACTTTTTGACAGTTAACAAAACACCCACAATCTTTACACATTGTTTTGCTAATCATGAACTTCGCTCCATCAGCAGTAGCACTTTCTGCCTGATGTGATGTTTTTGGCTCCTTCCTTATCGGCAGCTGCAGTACTTCCTGTCCAAAAACTGCACGGCCCGTCTAATATCAGTAATTTGTGTGTGAAATGAGCGGCAGGATGGGAGTGGGCCCGGATCAAAATGTCACCAACACCCGGTTCACTGTTCTCCTATGGGACAATAAACTGATAAGAATTACTCAGCCTGACAGAGCACAGTGGCACACCTTTGTAAACTCAGAGAGGGGGAGGTACTGAATGTGTCACTGTTTAACTGTTCAGCTGAAGAAAATTCACTTAACGTTTACTTTTATTGGTACTTTTCAGATACTTTTTACAGGTAAAGGAGTAGTTATGCTGGTGCTGGTGACTCTTGGACCTTTAGATGTGTGTTCTTTGCTTCTTTACTTTAGTCTATACACTTGTCACTGTAAATAAAGGGGATTTTATTGTCCTATGTAGGGCTGGGTACGGTTTAAAGGTTACCGTACCAATAAAAAGGTAAGAAACTACTGGTCCCAAGCACAATCGAACGTTGCCAGGCGGCGTGATCCCATATGAGGGATTTGGGAAATGCCATTGCTTTGAGGGGAACAGTTTTGCCCTGAAAGCAATGGCATTAAATGGATTTTATGAACGCTAGAATAAATTTTGTCAGTGTAGATACTTATTAACACATGAAAAGATACCAAAATAGTTCACTTAAGTTGTGTATAACTGGAGGTAATCGTAGTCATAGTCATAGTAGCTGAGTAGTGGAAGCACTTTTACTTATATTCAATGTGGGGTACCTCTTTAACCCCTGGCTCTGCTCCAAACGTTCTAACTGTGCCCACTGTATGACCTGATTAAAATTGCTGTGTTGTCTTTTCCAGATTGACCTGGTGTACACCATTGGGGAGAGTGTGGCTTTAGGAGCGGCTGGTATTATCCTGTGGGGGGATGTGGCCTATGCAAGCAGCAAAGTAAGCCCCAACACAAACCATAAATTAACCACTGCATGAAAGAGCCCAAATCTGTAACGACATGttgtaaattttattttatttggccGTGCTCTGAGCGTCAGTCATGTGCAGTCATTTGAGAGCAGACAGTGTTTCCTCAGGGTAGTCACAAGTCCTACGAAGTTATGCATTTGTCAGACGTTTCAGCTGTTTGTTGAACTATATAAAGAGAAGAATGTCTAGTGATGGATGTTGGACATAAATCAGCACGTGGACTTTTGTTATTATTGGACCCGCAAGAAAAGACGTACGATTTATTTTCCCTGTGATTTTTGATTTACTGAACTGTTgcaataacattttataatctTGTTTACTTTTCCTTCTGGGGTTACCACATCAAATCATCTGTCTCCCAGTGAACAAAATGAACTTGTTAATAACCACAGTGATCCTCTTGACCCAACCTTCACATTTCTCAATTTTTCTAGGCTTTgacttaattaaaaaataaaataccttcCCCCTCCCAACAGACTTATACATTACATTGGTTATGTTACATTTAACCTCTCTAGTAAGCCACCATCtgtttgttccacagtatggcattatatatatatttatttatatatatatattttttttttctaacaggtgtttttattgttcaaaagtaTCTTGAAAAACTtgtattctta
The sequence above is drawn from the Periophthalmus magnuspinnatus isolate fPerMag1 chromosome 5, fPerMag1.2.pri, whole genome shotgun sequence genome and encodes:
- the tusc2a gene encoding tumor suppressor 2, mitochondrial calcium regulator a, yielding MGGSGSKSKGASSGPGADTTSVGSEQSVARLKEARNATPFVFTRRSSLYFDEDGDLAHEFYEETVVTKNGRKKSKLKRIQKNLIPQGIIKLDIPCIHVDFPIILCEG
- the hyal2a gene encoding hyaluronidase-2, with protein sequence MYWTFMDWKILMTIVLLWDQLQALELRPTRWPLYSQKPLVLAWNAPTEDCFPRHGVRFELGLFQIVASPNEAFFRQNLTIFYKERLGLYPYFEEDKTPVNGGLPQVASLSQHLEKMPEVVKKYIREPQAKGLAVIDWEEWRPLWIRNWDAKDIYRKHSRELVRQKYPTWPDEQVYKVAQQEFELSAKKFMLETLKLAKHLRPNQLWGFYLFPDCYNHDYRRTLENYTGRCPDVEVARNEQLKWLWEESTALFPSIYMGKVLNSSRSGQQFVRNRVKEGMRLASSGEGLARPVFVYTRPTYTNSLEPLTEIDLVYTIGESVALGAAGIILWGDVAYASSKTSCSELKAYLQDPLSKYLLNVTTAAELCSQTLCGSHGRCLRRNPDSDVYLHLNPATHAITKQNGRLAVTGALDEAEKMRFEMDFQCQCYSGYSGETCKQQDPQLSRGNANVAKASILQCVFFLVIFPILF